A section of the Leptospira semungkisensis genome encodes:
- a CDS encoding ABC transporter ATP-binding protein, translating into MNKALEIKNLVKTYAGGVQALKGIDLTVDEGDFFALLGPNGAGKSTTIGILSSLVNKTSGLVKIFDADIDSQLTLAKSYIGVVPQEFNFNIFEKVEHIVVNQGGYYGLPRKVALERAHNYLSQLGLYDRRLEGAGRLSGGMKRRLMIARALVHNPKILILDEPTAGVDIEFRRSLWDFLVKLNESGITIILTTHYLEEAENLCKKIAIIDQGRIVENTSMKELLVKLDTQIFVLDLKEPISVPPNLNGFHLNRVDDLTLEVEVNKHNSLNELFQLLDKSGIQISSMRNKSNRLEELFLKLVEKKL; encoded by the coding sequence GTTAAGACCTACGCCGGGGGAGTGCAGGCCTTAAAAGGGATCGATTTGACTGTGGACGAGGGAGATTTCTTCGCCCTGCTCGGTCCAAATGGAGCCGGAAAATCCACGACGATTGGGATCCTGAGTTCTTTGGTAAATAAGACCTCAGGGCTCGTAAAGATCTTCGATGCAGATATAGACTCTCAGCTTACTTTAGCAAAATCTTATATAGGCGTTGTGCCTCAGGAATTTAATTTTAATATCTTCGAAAAGGTAGAGCATATAGTAGTCAACCAGGGAGGCTATTACGGACTTCCGAGAAAAGTTGCCTTGGAGAGAGCTCATAATTACCTTAGCCAGCTCGGGCTCTATGACAGAAGATTAGAAGGAGCAGGAAGACTCTCCGGAGGAATGAAGCGCAGACTTATGATCGCAAGAGCGCTTGTGCATAATCCTAAGATACTTATCTTGGATGAGCCTACCGCTGGAGTGGATATAGAATTTAGACGTTCTCTCTGGGATTTTTTAGTGAAGCTAAACGAATCAGGGATCACGATCATTCTAACCACACATTATCTGGAAGAAGCAGAAAATCTCTGCAAGAAGATCGCAATCATCGACCAAGGACGGATCGTGGAGAATACTTCCATGAAGGAGCTGTTGGTCAAATTAGACACTCAGATCTTCGTATTGGATCTAAAGGAGCCGATCTCTGTTCCACCCAACTTGAATGGTTTTCATCTCAATAGAGTGGATGATCTCACTTTGGAAGTCGAAGTAAACAAACACAATTCCTTAAACGAATTATTCCAATTATTAGATAAGAGCGGCATACAGATTTCGAGCATGAGAAACAAATCCAACCGCTTAGAAGAACTCTTCCTCAAACTCGTGGAGAAAAAACTATGA
- a CDS encoding ABC transporter permease, whose protein sequence is MTFEEKYNAFSTIVRKETVRILRIWIQTLIPPGITISLYFLIFGKLIGSQIGDVGGHTYIQFIVPGLVMMSVILNAYNNVVSSFFGAKFGKNIEELLVSPTPAYLIVLGYSIGGVIRGVLVGAIVTVVSLFFTELRLYNVTVVAITVALSALMFSMGGFLNALYAKKFDDVTIIPTFILTPLTYLGGIFYSIKMLPESWQIVSKFNPILYMVNAFRYGFLGVSDIDPLEAIGLLILGTILLYSVSVYLLSKGFGTRT, encoded by the coding sequence ATGACCTTCGAAGAAAAATACAATGCGTTCTCCACGATTGTTCGGAAAGAAACAGTCCGTATTCTGCGGATTTGGATCCAGACTCTCATTCCTCCCGGAATTACTATCTCTCTTTATTTTCTGATCTTCGGAAAGCTAATCGGCTCTCAAATCGGAGATGTTGGAGGACATACATATATCCAGTTCATCGTTCCTGGGTTAGTCATGATGTCTGTGATCTTAAATGCGTACAATAATGTGGTTTCTTCCTTTTTCGGCGCTAAATTCGGAAAGAATATTGAAGAGCTTCTCGTTTCTCCTACTCCCGCTTATTTGATCGTTCTTGGCTATTCTATTGGAGGAGTGATCCGAGGTGTATTAGTGGGAGCGATCGTTACCGTTGTATCTCTCTTCTTCACAGAATTAAGATTGTATAATGTGACTGTCGTTGCGATCACAGTTGCCCTTTCCGCTCTCATGTTTTCCATGGGTGGTTTCTTGAATGCACTTTATGCCAAGAAATTCGATGATGTTACTATCATTCCTACATTCATTCTTACTCCGTTAACTTACCTAGGAGGGATCTTCTACTCGATCAAGATGCTTCCTGAAAGCTGGCAAATCGTATCTAAGTTTAATCCTATTCTATACATGGTAAATGCGTTTCGATACGGATTTTTAGGGGTCAGCGATATAGATCCTTTGGAAGCAATAGGATTGCTGATCTTAGGAACGATCCTACTCTATTCGGTATCCGTCTATTTATTAAGTAAGGGTTTTGGTACAAGAACATGA
- a CDS encoding BolA family protein has protein sequence MPDASIEIETILRRELSPTILEVVDFSAEHAGHSGNPNSAKRGTHIRVRIASAAFQGKSLLEQHRSVYSLLGEFLKKKGIHALELKTEGP, from the coding sequence ATGCCTGACGCAAGCATAGAGATAGAAACTATTTTGAGAAGGGAACTTTCTCCGACAATCTTAGAGGTCGTAGATTTTTCTGCAGAACATGCCGGCCATTCAGGAAATCCAAATAGCGCCAAACGAGGAACTCATATCAGAGTCCGAATTGCAAGCGCGGCATTCCAAGGAAAATCCCTCTTGGAACAGCATAGATCCGTATACTCTCTCTTAGGAGAATTCTTAAAGAAGAAAGGGATCCATGCCTTGGAATTGAAGACGGAAGGTCCTTGA
- a CDS encoding BolA/IbaG family iron-sulfur metabolism protein, translating to MTVQEIKDKIQSGLPGSEVEIQDPYNDGVHIKAIVKFSGFSGKSVLEQHRMVYATLKDELKEEVHALGLETKVS from the coding sequence ATGACTGTACAAGAAATCAAAGACAAGATCCAATCCGGGCTCCCAGGATCGGAAGTCGAGATCCAAGACCCGTACAATGACGGGGTCCATATCAAAGCCATCGTAAAATTCTCCGGATTCTCCGGAAAATCCGTTTTGGAACAACATAGAATGGTCTACGCCACTCTAAAAGATGAGCTCAAAGAAGAAGTTCATGCATTGGGATTAGAAACGAAAGTATCATAA
- the grxD gene encoding Grx4 family monothiol glutaredoxin: MEKTLQDKIEGLIGSQKTFLFMKGTPDAPMCGFSAGVTNVLRSLGVQYGSFNVLSDQNVREGIKEFANWPTIPQLYIDGEFIGGHDIVVEMARSGELQKKLGN; encoded by the coding sequence ATGGAAAAAACGCTACAGGATAAAATCGAAGGGCTGATCGGATCTCAAAAAACCTTCTTATTCATGAAAGGAACTCCTGACGCACCTATGTGCGGTTTCTCTGCAGGAGTTACGAATGTGTTGAGAAGTTTGGGAGTTCAATACGGTTCCTTCAATGTTCTTTCCGACCAAAACGTTCGCGAAGGGATCAAAGAATTTGCGAATTGGCCGACTATTCCTCAGCTCTATATAGACGGAGAATTTATCGGCGGTCACGACATCGTAGTCGAGATGGCAAGAAGCGGAGAACTGCAAAAGAAGTTAGGCAATTAA
- a CDS encoding glutathione S-transferase N-terminal domain-containing protein — protein sequence MKLYQFSSCPYCAYVKDEFSRMGLVEGKDYELVEASRGTPGREEVVRLGGLSQVPFLVDGNILMYESRDIVDYVRSRKKVVGA from the coding sequence ATGAAGCTCTACCAATTTTCAAGCTGTCCTTATTGCGCTTATGTGAAAGATGAATTTTCACGGATGGGACTTGTAGAAGGAAAAGATTACGAATTGGTAGAGGCTAGTAGAGGAACCCCAGGCAGAGAAGAAGTTGTCCGATTAGGAGGCTTAAGCCAGGTTCCTTTCTTAGTGGATGGAAATATCCTAATGTATGAATCCAGAGATATCGTGGATTACGTTCGATCTCGCAAGAAGGTGGTTGGGGCTTAA
- the gshAB gene encoding bifunctional glutamate--cysteine ligase GshA/glutathione synthetase GshB, which translates to MQSLKYKLEPGQSLDPNEFILKGFEDLEISTQIVIRDALNRGLEVEILERKSHFIRLNGNGKSRLVKEASKTELDSYMTFLVMENKTVTKRILEESNIEVPKGTSVSDISSGLEFLKKIQNRIMVVKPVTTNFGIGITILPKDSHESEQAKALELALSLSETAIIEEFAPGNEYRFLVIGDECVAVCNRIPANVKGDGKKTIRELIEEKNQDPRRGVGHVTPLEKIQLNDTELSVLKEAGKDPNTIPKSEETVFVRKNSNISTGGDSVDVTDLAHVSYKKLAVQAAKAVDAKICGVDIIVEDLSSEGKYKILELNFNPVLYIHNYPYSGKNRKVGEKILDLLGF; encoded by the coding sequence CTGCAATCATTGAAGTATAAATTGGAGCCAGGCCAGTCATTAGATCCGAATGAATTCATACTGAAAGGATTCGAGGACTTGGAGATCTCTACTCAGATTGTCATCCGAGACGCATTGAATAGAGGCTTGGAAGTAGAGATCTTAGAGAGAAAAAGCCATTTTATTCGATTGAACGGAAATGGAAAGTCCAGACTCGTAAAGGAAGCTTCTAAAACGGAATTAGATTCTTATATGACTTTTTTAGTCATGGAGAATAAGACAGTTACGAAAAGAATATTAGAAGAATCAAATATAGAAGTCCCCAAAGGAACTAGCGTTTCGGATATTTCTTCCGGTTTGGAATTCTTAAAGAAGATCCAAAATCGGATCATGGTAGTAAAACCTGTGACTACTAATTTCGGAATAGGGATCACTATATTGCCGAAAGATTCTCACGAGTCGGAACAAGCAAAAGCCTTAGAGCTCGCATTAAGCCTTTCCGAAACCGCAATCATAGAAGAATTTGCTCCCGGAAATGAGTATCGCTTCTTGGTGATCGGAGATGAATGCGTGGCAGTCTGCAATCGCATTCCTGCAAATGTAAAAGGGGACGGAAAGAAGACAATCCGAGAACTGATCGAAGAAAAAAATCAGGATCCAAGAAGAGGAGTGGGGCATGTTACTCCTTTAGAAAAGATCCAATTGAATGATACCGAACTATCCGTTTTGAAAGAAGCCGGAAAAGACCCGAATACGATCCCAAAATCCGAGGAGACGGTCTTTGTTCGAAAGAATTCGAATATTAGCACTGGCGGGGATTCGGTGGATGTAACAGATCTTGCTCACGTTTCTTATAAGAAACTGGCAGTCCAGGCAGCCAAGGCAGTAGATGCAAAGATTTGCGGAGTGGATATTATCGTTGAAGATCTTAGTTCGGAAGGGAAATACAAGATCTTAGAACTGAACTTCAATCCTGTATTATATATTCATAATTATCCGTATTCTGGAAAGAATAGGAAAGTAGGGGAGAAGATCCTGGATCTATTGGGGTTTTAA
- the gshA gene encoding glutamate--cysteine ligase, with the protein MKRSISLPTCPNLRHAVKAKHGLEKESMRIFHDGRIATTPHPEGLGSSLTNHFIKTDFSEPQLEFATNPRPRIEAIVRELQDLHIFTSRHLKEEWIWPFSMPPILPKDDKDIPLGQYGHSFSGEWKTIYRNGLGLRYGRRMQTISGVHYNFSFSNLFLKQILGKEISSFTKEEISELYLSVTRNFLRRVPEVLYLTGATPAFDETFLPVPSDYPFKKHKQHTYYAPYATSLRMSEIGYTSKVQDELPINYNSLKEYMDGMHYAVSTPYPPYEKFGEMPNQLNNHYLQIENEFYSPIRPKQVPKNDERPLDALKARGIQYLEIRCLDLVPESPTGVNKPSLGYIQMILLDGLLKESPSIDQAEKLRLRENTKRILWEGRKPGLTVLEDSGQETDFIARAKEYTRSLLPIAEELDRHTGRHFYQDTLKLMNARFDDSRLTPSGKVIDRIENEGWEYRDLGIHLAKENFRNQSQMELTPGKWDMFVKEVQKSMQEKIKIEEAEKVKKNTTARICNH; encoded by the coding sequence ATGAAACGCAGTATATCGCTTCCAACTTGTCCAAACCTTCGCCATGCAGTAAAGGCGAAACACGGTTTGGAAAAGGAAAGCATGCGCATCTTCCATGATGGAAGGATTGCAACGACTCCTCATCCAGAGGGTTTAGGCTCGAGTCTTACGAATCATTTTATCAAAACTGATTTTTCGGAGCCTCAGTTAGAGTTCGCTACCAATCCAAGACCTAGAATAGAGGCAATCGTAAGAGAATTACAAGATCTGCATATATTCACTTCCCGTCATCTTAAGGAGGAATGGATTTGGCCGTTTAGTATGCCTCCTATTCTTCCTAAGGATGATAAGGACATACCTCTAGGTCAATACGGACATTCTTTTTCGGGAGAATGGAAGACGATCTATAGAAACGGTCTTGGCCTTCGCTATGGAAGAAGAATGCAAACGATCTCAGGTGTGCATTATAACTTTTCCTTCTCGAATTTATTTCTGAAGCAAATTTTAGGAAAAGAGATCTCCTCATTCACTAAGGAGGAAATCTCAGAATTATATCTCTCCGTTACCAGGAATTTCCTTCGAAGGGTTCCTGAGGTTTTGTATCTTACGGGTGCTACTCCTGCTTTCGATGAGACATTCCTTCCTGTGCCGAGCGATTATCCATTCAAGAAGCATAAGCAACATACATATTATGCGCCTTATGCAACTTCTTTACGAATGAGTGAGATCGGATATACGAGCAAGGTCCAGGACGAACTGCCGATCAATTATAATTCCTTAAAGGAATATATGGATGGAATGCACTATGCCGTAAGCACTCCATACCCTCCATACGAAAAATTTGGAGAAATGCCGAATCAATTGAACAATCATTATCTTCAAATAGAAAATGAATTCTATTCTCCGATTCGACCAAAGCAGGTTCCTAAAAATGACGAAAGACCTTTGGATGCACTCAAGGCAAGAGGTATCCAATACTTAGAGATTCGTTGTTTGGATTTGGTTCCTGAGTCACCTACAGGAGTCAACAAGCCGAGTCTTGGATATATCCAGATGATTCTTTTAGATGGGCTCTTGAAAGAAAGTCCTTCTATCGACCAAGCTGAGAAACTTAGGCTGAGAGAGAACACCAAAAGGATCCTTTGGGAAGGAAGAAAGCCGGGACTCACAGTGCTCGAAGATTCAGGACAAGAAACCGATTTTATTGCTCGAGCTAAAGAATATACTCGTTCTCTTCTTCCTATCGCAGAAGAATTGGATCGTCATACCGGTAGGCACTTCTATCAAGACACCTTAAAATTGATGAATGCACGCTTTGATGATTCGAGGCTGACTCCTTCTGGAAAAGTAATCGATCGGATAGAGAACGAAGGTTGGGAGTATCGGGATCTAGGCATTCACCTTGCAAAAGAGAATTTCAGGAACCAATCTCAGATGGAGCTTACTCCAGGAAAATGGGATATGTTCGTGAAAGAAGTGCAGAAGTCTATGCAGGAAAAGATTAAGATAGAAGAGGCGGAGAAGGTAAAGAAAAACACAACCGCAAGGATCTGCAATCATTGA
- the ggt gene encoding gamma-glutamyltransferase: protein MKPFLISKRASGILLLASILFLLFVGSCKKNLLLIEGREVSTHNLVAPKFGIDPNSLFAESKNIMISTDSREASKIGLEIYKKGGNAVDVAIAASFAVSVTRPQSTGIGGGGFLVLHNAKSGKSYAFDFRERAPLTANRNMYKGKPKEESLLGYKSVGVPGTVAGLVLIQKKFGKLSLKEVISPSIKLAEEGFTIYPDLAEAIQESEKDMSPSMKNIFLPKGKLPEAGDILFQKDLAKTLRIISETGDSEFYQGKIAKALAEEVSTKGGAIHLKDLQKYKVKEGQPLEIEYRGHTIRTMFPPSSGVHLLTMLRMLETKELHSLYDFSQSDYYHFLAEVMRRGYADRAVLGGDPEYTSIPISTLLSSEYAKEKIEDFNPQKATPSSTYLSRLNLKAESPQTTHISVIDAEGNAVSTTQSVNYRFGAAVVLDGYGFVLNDTMDDFSRSPGEPNVYGLIGAEANSIQPGKTPLSSMSPTIVLKNGEVFLVTGAPGGSYIVNAVLQSILFNVDLHLTLYESVARGRIHHQFFPDALSMEGPATDTATFNQLKAKKHEIRLGNNYAKLFSVKRENGILYGAADPRGDGIPLGE from the coding sequence ATGAAACCATTTCTGATTAGCAAACGCGCTTCCGGGATCCTTCTTTTAGCTTCAATTCTCTTTCTCCTATTTGTAGGCTCTTGCAAAAAGAACCTACTACTTATAGAAGGAAGGGAAGTTTCTACCCATAATTTGGTAGCTCCTAAATTCGGAATAGATCCGAATTCACTCTTTGCAGAATCCAAGAATATCATGATTTCAACCGATTCTAGAGAAGCTTCTAAGATCGGATTAGAAATTTATAAAAAAGGGGGCAACGCGGTGGATGTCGCTATCGCAGCCTCCTTTGCCGTTTCCGTTACTCGTCCTCAATCCACTGGGATTGGTGGAGGAGGATTTCTTGTGCTCCACAACGCTAAAAGTGGAAAGTCGTATGCTTTCGATTTTAGAGAAAGAGCTCCTCTTACAGCGAATCGGAATATGTACAAGGGAAAACCTAAGGAAGAATCTCTTCTAGGATATAAATCTGTCGGGGTTCCCGGAACAGTTGCCGGTCTTGTTCTTATCCAAAAGAAATTCGGAAAGCTTTCCTTAAAAGAAGTGATCTCTCCTTCTATCAAATTGGCGGAAGAAGGTTTTACGATCTATCCAGATCTTGCCGAGGCTATCCAAGAATCCGAAAAGGATATGAGTCCGAGTATGAAGAATATCTTTCTTCCGAAGGGCAAGCTTCCGGAAGCTGGAGATATTCTATTCCAGAAAGATTTGGCCAAGACTCTTCGCATTATCTCGGAAACTGGAGACTCTGAATTCTACCAAGGAAAGATTGCAAAGGCTTTAGCCGAAGAAGTAAGCACGAAAGGTGGAGCAATTCATCTAAAAGATCTGCAAAAATACAAGGTGAAAGAAGGGCAGCCTTTAGAGATCGAATATAGAGGTCATACGATCCGGACCATGTTCCCTCCTTCCTCCGGAGTTCATTTGCTTACTATGTTGAGAATGCTAGAAACGAAAGAACTTCATTCTCTATATGATTTCTCCCAAAGCGATTATTATCATTTTCTTGCGGAAGTAATGAGAAGGGGATATGCGGACCGAGCAGTTTTAGGAGGAGATCCCGAGTATACATCGATACCGATCTCCACTCTTCTTTCCTCAGAATATGCAAAGGAGAAGATCGAGGACTTCAATCCTCAGAAGGCGACTCCTAGTTCTACGTATTTAAGTCGTTTGAACTTAAAGGCAGAATCTCCTCAAACGACACATATCTCTGTGATCGATGCAGAAGGAAATGCGGTCTCGACTACTCAATCCGTGAATTATAGATTCGGAGCTGCAGTCGTTTTGGATGGCTATGGTTTCGTTCTAAATGATACGATGGATGATTTCAGTCGTTCTCCTGGTGAGCCAAACGTGTATGGATTGATTGGGGCTGAGGCGAATTCCATCCAACCTGGAAAGACTCCTCTAAGCTCCATGTCTCCTACTATCGTATTAAAGAATGGAGAAGTGTTTTTGGTGACCGGCGCTCCGGGCGGATCTTATATCGTAAATGCAGTGCTTCAATCCATTCTTTTTAATGTGGATCTGCATTTGACCCTATATGAATCTGTGGCGCGGGGAAGGATACATCATCAATTCTTTCCGGATGCTCTTTCTATGGAAGGGCCGGCTACGGACACTGCTACATTCAACCAACTCAAGGCTAAGAAGCATGAGATCCGCCTTGGAAATAATTACGCGAAATTATTCTCAGTGAAACGTGAAAACGGCATCTTATACGGAGCCGCAGATCCAAGAGGAGATGGAATTCCTTTAGGGGAATAG
- the clpA gene encoding ATP-dependent Clp protease ATP-binding subunit ClpA, which translates to MTLSEELEKSLNQARTEALRRRNEYITIEHILLSLTYDPVAQEVLLACGADIEQLRSELKEFLDTEMESVPESFGEIEPEYTIGAQRVLQLAAFHVQSTQKKTLDGGYVLASIFREDQSHAVFFLARQDISRFDVVRFISHGIKKGEKVGEGSANEDSSKSQSGDALKDFCVNLTEKARSGKLDPLVGREEEIERTIHILARRRKNNPIFVGDAGVGKTAIVEGLALKIVTGKVPDVLKNTKLFSLDMGLLLAGTKFRGEFEERLKNVVQSITADPNNVLFVDEIHTIIGAGAVSGGSLDASNLLKPALSNGELRCIGTTTYKEYKAIFEKDHALSRRFQKLEVGEPSVEETILILKGLLPKYEEFHSVKYSSQAVEEAARLAERYILDRKLPDKAIDLIDEAGAKVKLRTSSKAKIVSVKEIEELVSKISKVPPRTVKADDREKLKVLDEELKRKIYGQDKAVTELVQAIRLSRSGLSEPGKPVGSFLFAGPTGVGKTELSKQLAAILGVEFIRFDMSEYMEKHTVSRLIGSPPGYVGFEQGGQLTDAIVRTPHCVLLLDEIEKAHEDIYNILLQIMDHATLTDNNGRKADFKQVILIMTTNTGARERAANPLGFDNTALVDRGLKAIERQFSPEFRNRLTAVIEFNNLEEDVVSKVVRKQLELLEVRLKEKNIHLQYGEEVLRWIAKKSYDPLFGARPVQRWIDSNISKKLSEEILFGELKSGGIASLEIVEEELKLVFHSKN; encoded by the coding sequence ATGACATTATCTGAAGAACTAGAAAAATCTTTGAACCAAGCTAGAACCGAAGCTTTAAGAAGAAGGAATGAATATATTACGATCGAGCATATTCTTCTTTCCTTAACTTATGATCCAGTTGCCCAAGAAGTATTATTAGCCTGCGGCGCAGATATAGAGCAACTTCGTAGCGAACTGAAGGAATTCTTGGATACTGAAATGGAATCCGTTCCGGAAAGTTTCGGAGAGATAGAGCCGGAATATACCATCGGCGCACAAAGAGTACTTCAGTTAGCAGCATTTCATGTGCAATCCACACAGAAGAAGACCTTGGATGGAGGCTATGTACTTGCTTCTATCTTTAGAGAGGACCAATCTCATGCCGTTTTCTTTTTAGCAAGACAGGATATATCCAGATTCGATGTGGTTCGTTTCATTTCTCACGGGATCAAAAAGGGAGAAAAGGTAGGAGAAGGTTCTGCAAACGAAGATTCCTCCAAGAGCCAATCCGGAGACGCACTTAAAGACTTCTGTGTGAACCTGACCGAAAAGGCTCGCAGCGGAAAACTAGATCCTCTTGTAGGTAGAGAAGAAGAGATTGAAAGAACTATTCATATTCTCGCAAGAAGAAGAAAGAACAATCCTATTTTTGTCGGAGACGCCGGAGTAGGTAAAACCGCAATTGTAGAAGGTCTTGCACTTAAGATCGTAACCGGAAAGGTTCCGGATGTATTAAAAAACACTAAATTATTTTCCTTGGATATGGGTCTTCTTTTGGCAGGCACAAAATTCAGAGGAGAATTCGAGGAAAGACTTAAGAATGTAGTCCAGTCGATTACTGCGGATCCGAATAATGTTCTGTTCGTGGATGAGATCCACACGATTATCGGGGCGGGAGCGGTTTCTGGAGGTTCCTTAGATGCATCCAATCTATTGAAGCCTGCACTTTCCAACGGAGAGTTGCGTTGTATCGGAACAACGACTTACAAGGAATACAAGGCTATATTCGAAAAAGATCATGCACTCTCTAGACGTTTTCAAAAGTTGGAAGTGGGAGAGCCGTCTGTAGAAGAAACGATCCTGATCTTAAAAGGTCTTCTTCCGAAATATGAGGAATTCCACTCCGTTAAGTATTCTTCTCAAGCGGTAGAAGAAGCTGCCAGACTCGCGGAGAGATATATTCTAGATCGTAAACTTCCGGATAAGGCGATCGATTTAATAGACGAAGCTGGAGCCAAGGTAAAACTAAGAACCTCTTCTAAGGCAAAGATAGTGAGTGTTAAGGAGATCGAAGAATTGGTCTCTAAGATCTCTAAGGTTCCTCCTCGCACCGTAAAAGCGGATGATCGAGAAAAGCTCAAGGTTCTAGACGAAGAATTAAAACGTAAGATCTACGGACAGGACAAGGCGGTCACGGAACTTGTTCAGGCGATCCGTCTTTCTAGAAGCGGACTTTCAGAACCTGGAAAACCTGTAGGGTCCTTTCTTTTTGCCGGTCCGACAGGGGTCGGTAAGACGGAACTTTCTAAGCAATTGGCGGCTATTTTGGGAGTGGAATTCATTCGTTTCGACATGAGTGAATACATGGAGAAGCATACCGTTTCTCGTCTCATCGGTTCTCCTCCGGGTTATGTTGGCTTTGAACAAGGAGGCCAGTTAACCGATGCGATCGTGAGAACTCCTCATTGCGTTCTTCTTTTGGATGAGATCGAGAAGGCACATGAAGATATTTATAATATTCTTTTGCAGATCATGGATCATGCTACTCTTACGGACAATAATGGAAGAAAGGCCGACTTCAAACAGGTCATTCTGATCATGACCACAAATACAGGTGCGAGGGAGAGGGCTGCAAATCCATTAGGTTTCGATAATACTGCTTTGGTCGACCGTGGCCTCAAGGCGATCGAGAGACAATTCTCTCCCGAATTCCGAAATAGGCTGACTGCAGTAATCGAATTCAATAATCTAGAAGAAGATGTGGTATCCAAAGTTGTACGTAAACAGTTGGAATTACTCGAAGTCCGATTGAAGGAAAAGAATATCCATTTGCAATATGGAGAGGAAGTTTTACGTTGGATCGCAAAGAAATCCTACGATCCTCTCTTTGGAGCAAGACCTGTGCAAAGATGGATAGATTCGAATATCTCCAAAAAGTTATCCGAAGAGATTCTGTTCGGAGAATTAAAATCCGGTGGAATCGCTTCTCTAGAGATCGTCGAAGAAGAACTGAAATTGGTTTTTCATTCTAAAAATTGA
- the clpS gene encoding ATP-dependent Clp protease adapter ClpS has translation MSGLKTEEQVLTKEKLKLKRPSKYRVVILNDDYTPMEFVVWILRVVFYRSQVESEQIMLKAHTTGKALCGVYTQEVAQTKVRETHLLAEEHGHPLHCQMEIEDGEEES, from the coding sequence ATGAGCGGGCTAAAGACGGAAGAACAGGTCCTAACTAAGGAGAAGCTGAAATTAAAAAGACCGTCTAAGTATAGAGTCGTCATCTTAAACGACGATTATACTCCGATGGAGTTCGTAGTCTGGATCCTAAGAGTTGTATTTTATAGAAGCCAAGTGGAGAGCGAGCAGATCATGCTCAAGGCTCACACCACAGGCAAGGCGCTTTGCGGAGTTTATACCCAAGAAGTAGCGCAAACGAAAGTGAGAGAAACGCATTTATTGGCGGAAGAGCATGGGCATCCTCTTCATTGCCAAATGGAAATCGAGGATGGTGAGGAAGAATCATGA